Within Sorangiineae bacterium MSr11367, the genomic segment TCAGGCCGGAGCATCGGCTAGCGCAGGCGATGCCGGTGTCAACGCGGCGGCGACCGGCGATGCCGGTGCACTTCGCGGCTTGCTTGCGACCCCCGACGGCGGCGTTTCCCAGGTACCCACCTTGGCGCCGCCGATCACGCGCAAGACCGTCCCGCCGCCCCCGCCGCCTTCGCCCGCGCAGGTGCAGGCCCTCGGTGAGCTGAAGACCGAGGCCGACATCTACGAGCAGGGCGCGAAGGAGTACCGCGACACCGTCACCACGATCATCAAGCTCCACTACGAGACGAAGAAGCGCACGATCCTCTCCGGCCTCGATCGCGAAATTGCGACCGAGAAAGAGGAACTGCGCAAGGCGCGCGACACCGCCATTTTGCGCCTCGAGGAGTTCATCGCGAAGTACTCCGGCCCGCGCGCCCATCCCGAGGCGACGCCCGACGCCATGTACCGCCTCGCGGCCCTCTACGAGGAGCGTGCGCGCTCGGACGAGGCGAAGGACGACCTCTCCGTCGGTCTCAAGCCGGCCATCGGCCTGTACAAGCGCGTCATCGTCGAGTTCCCGAAGTACCGCGAGCTGGCGGGCATCTACTACTTCCTCGGCCACGCCTACAACGACTCGAGCCGCACCGAAGAAGCGCAGCAGGTGTGGCGCTCGCTCGTCTGCCACAACAAATTCGCGTACCCGACGCCGCCCGATCCGAAGAACCCCGAGGCCGACAGCATCGTGCAGCTGCCTCAGGACAACACGGAAGAGTATTGGCGCGCCTGGCGTTCGCGGCATCAGGACTACAAGAGCGCGAAGGTCAACAAGCCGGAAAACCGCTACGTCGACCCGTACCCGAACTCCTGCGAGCCGATCCCCCAACCGGGCCTGCGCCCGGGTGAAGATCCCAAGTACGTGGCCGAGGTCTGGTGGCAGATCGGCAACTGGGAGTTCGACAACCTCGACATGCGCGGCGGCGTCGTGCGCGAAGAGATCGCGGCGGTGTGGGACTACAACCGCGCGGCGAGTGCCTACCAGCACTCCATGCAGTTCAAGAAGCCGCCGCTCTACGGCGTCGCGCTCTACAAGTACGCGTGGACGCTCTTCAAGCAGCAGCGCTACGAGTCGGCGACCAAAGAGTTCGTCCACCTCCTGCTCTACACCGACGAGCAACAGAAGCTCACCGGCGATCCCGGCGCGGACTTCCGAAGCGAGGCGTACACGTACATCGCCGGCTCGCTGACGAACCTCGACTTCAAGGGCCCCGAGCCCGAGGAGCCGTTCATCCAGCGGCCCGACATCGTCGACACCGAGCCGAAGCCCGAGGTGGCCGAGGCCAAGCTTCACATTGCGGTCGATCGGGTTCGGGATCCACAGCTCATTCCGCAAGACAAGCCGTGGACCATCGAGATCTACAAGGCGCTCGCGCAGGAGTTCCGTAGCCTCAACCAGTTCAACAACGCCATCGAGGTGTACGAGTCCATCCTCAAGAAGTGGCCGATGGACCCCACGGCGCCGGACGTGCAGAACGCCATCGCCGAGACGTACGACCAGATGAACATGACGAAGCGCCCGAACACGCCGGAGCACGACGCGATCGCGGCGAAGGCGCTCGAGGCGCGCACCAAGTTGGCGAACTACATCGGCAACACGCCGTGGGTCGACGCCAACAAGGAAAACCCGGCGGCGATTCAAAACGCCGAGCGCCTCGTCAAAGGCGGTCTGCGCCAGGCGGCCGCGCAGCACACGAACAACGGCAAGCAGCTCCTCGTCGCGGCCAGCGAAACGGGCGATCCGAAGCAGCAGCTCGAGCTCCTCGGCCGCGCGCAGGCGGAGTACAAGCTCGCAGCGCTGGGATGGTACGGCTTCGTGAAGCAGGACGAGAACGCACCGGACGCGTACGAGAGCCGGTACTGGCTGGCGGACGCGCGGCACAAGGAGCTTCGCATCGCGGTGCTCTTGCACAAGCTGCAGCCGCAAAGGTCGCCGGAGCCGACGCAGGATCAGATCGAGGGCGCGAAGATCGCGGCCATCGACGTGCGCGACTCGAACGAGGACGACAAGTACCTCTCCAACGCGGCGTTCTTCGTCGTCGAGGAGAGCGACGTGTACCGCGACCTCGAGTACCAGCGCTTCGACGACTCCAAGGGCACCATCGGCTTCGCCAAGCGCACCGAGGTTCGGTTCGACAACGACGGGCCGGACAAGAAGGTGCAGCGCGATCCGGTTCCGCCGAGCGTGCTCGCGAGCATCCAAGCCCGCGACGAGTACGTGCAGCGCGTGCCTCCGTCGCTCGACGCGGAGAAGCGCTCGCTCGAGTACCAGTTCTACGCGGCCGACATGTACTTCGTGTACGGCCAATTCGACCAAGCCCGCCCGCGCTACGAGCAGATGTACAAGACGGAGTGCGGCAAGTCGGAATACGGCTACAAGGCTTGGGAAAAGCTCATCACGATGAGCAACCTCGAGCGCGATGTCGATCGCTCGCGCCAATTGGCCGAGGCGGAAAAGGCGCATTCGTGCGCGGTGACCGAGGAGAACAAGGCTTCGGCCGGCATCCTGGTCAACCCGACCTTGCAAGAGGCCGCGTACATCGACGCGCGCAAGAAGTTCAAGCAGGCGAAGGACGCACCGCCCGGGCCGGAGAAGCAGAAGCTCTGGCGCGAGGCCGCCGGCATGTACGAAGCCGCACTCTCGGCCGCCCCCGGCCGCGACGAGGCACCGGAGGCCGCGATGAACGCCGCCTACGCGTACAAGCAGGTCGGTGAGTTCAACAAGGCCATCGAGCTTTACAACAAATTCATCGCCGAATACGGCAGCGAAGCGCGCTTGGATGCCCTGCAGAAGGGGGATCCGAAGGCGAAGGTCGCGCCGAATCCGAAGCAGTACCAGGAGCGCCTGCAGTACTTGGGCACGGCGTACGACGAACTCGGGACCACGTACTACGGCTTCTTCAACTACCAGAAGGCCGCCGAGACGTACGAGAAGGTCGCCGGCAACCCGCGCTTCGACGAGAAGAAGCGCAAGGAAGCCGCCAAGAACGCGATGATCCTGTACGCGAACATGGGTCAGCGCGACAAGATGCGTGCAGAGTACACCACCTTCACCAAGCTGAATCCGACCGCCGAAGAGAAGGCGAATGCGGACTTCCTGGTGGCGGACTACGACCACAAGCAGTGGAACCCGTCCGGCCCCGACACGGGCGCGAATCGGCAGACGCGCCTCGCGGCGCAGCAGTCCCTCGCGGCGTTCTACAACACCAACAAGGGCAAGCGGGACGCCTCGCGCTACGTGCTCCAGGCTGCGTACTTCCACGCGAAGATGCAGAAGACCGCCGACGACAAGGGCTACCGCACCTGGTTCAAGAACACGATCCAGTCGTGGGAGACCTTCCGCAACGCGGGATTCGCCACCAAGGACGGCAAGCCGGAGGCGCTCACGCCGCCGTTCGCGGACTACCCCGCGGAGGCCGAGTACACCTTGGCGGAGGACGAGATCAAGGCCAAGTACGACACCGATCGCCACAAGTACACGGGGGCGACGGAGGACGTCATCGGCGCGGTGGATCCGAAGACGGGCCGGGTCATCAAGACCGGCAAGTACCAGTCGAACGCGAAGGCGGCCGAGACCTACGATCAGCAGCTGCAGCACGTCGTCAGCACGTACCCGTCGCTCGAGTGGGTGCCGGCGGCGCAGGCTCGCCAGGGCGCCATCTACGACACGCTCCGCTCGGGCCTTTACAACGCGACCTCGCCGCCGCTCAAGCTGTTCACTCCGCAGCAGGAAGCGATGCTGAAGAAGCTCGAGGCGAGCGGTCGCGACAACCTGATCGAACAGGCGGACGAGATTCGCTCCACCGTCAAAGAAGGCTGGCGCACCAAGCGTGACAAGGAGCTTGCGGCCGCGGACGAAGTCATGGTCCGCCGCTACGCTTCCGCGGTGGCGTTGGCGCGGCAGTACAACGTACGCAACCCCGCGGTGACGCATGCGATCGAGCGGCTCGCGTACTTCACGGACATCCTCGGCGATGCGAAAATGCGCGAATACGTGACCAAGACCAAAGATCCGAACGACCCGTCGAAGACGCGCAATCTCGACTACAAAGACGGCCAGTACGTGCAATCGCGACCCGGCATCACGTCGGTCCCGGCGCCCTCGGGCGCGGCGTCGCCCCTCCCGGTGGCGCCATGAACGCGACGCGATTCTCACTTGGGCTCTTTGTTCTCCTTGCTGGCGCGCCGCTTGGTGTGGTGACGGGTTGCGGTGGTTCGGACCCGAAGGTCGAATACCCGCAGACCGACGCCGGCGGGCCCGTACAAACCGGTAGCGGCGCGCAGGTCGGCGTCGCTGATCCGGGGCCGCCCGGCGAATCGAGCGGCCTCACGGGCGCAGCGAAGGATGCCTACGATCGCGGCTGGAAAGCATGGCTCTCGGGCGATCTGCCCGGCGCCAAGTCCGCCTTCAAGGAGGCGCTCGACAAGGCGCCGACCTCGCCGGCCGCGCACTACTCGCTCGGCACGGTGCTCGATCGCCTCGGCGACAACTCCGGCGCGCAGCAGGAATTCCGCGCGGCCTTCAGTGCGAAAGCCGACTACGAGCCGGGTATTTGCGCG encodes:
- a CDS encoding tetratricopeptide repeat protein — its product is MTNQSFSRKRFRRSHVFAAGTAGLLMAVLSVSSFAQTAAPGRQPAGGAAKDGGAPPPNSPSSPPTPGFQAGASASAGDAGVNAAATGDAGALRGLLATPDGGVSQVPTLAPPITRKTVPPPPPPSPAQVQALGELKTEADIYEQGAKEYRDTVTTIIKLHYETKKRTILSGLDREIATEKEELRKARDTAILRLEEFIAKYSGPRAHPEATPDAMYRLAALYEERARSDEAKDDLSVGLKPAIGLYKRVIVEFPKYRELAGIYYFLGHAYNDSSRTEEAQQVWRSLVCHNKFAYPTPPDPKNPEADSIVQLPQDNTEEYWRAWRSRHQDYKSAKVNKPENRYVDPYPNSCEPIPQPGLRPGEDPKYVAEVWWQIGNWEFDNLDMRGGVVREEIAAVWDYNRAASAYQHSMQFKKPPLYGVALYKYAWTLFKQQRYESATKEFVHLLLYTDEQQKLTGDPGADFRSEAYTYIAGSLTNLDFKGPEPEEPFIQRPDIVDTEPKPEVAEAKLHIAVDRVRDPQLIPQDKPWTIEIYKALAQEFRSLNQFNNAIEVYESILKKWPMDPTAPDVQNAIAETYDQMNMTKRPNTPEHDAIAAKALEARTKLANYIGNTPWVDANKENPAAIQNAERLVKGGLRQAAAQHTNNGKQLLVAASETGDPKQQLELLGRAQAEYKLAALGWYGFVKQDENAPDAYESRYWLADARHKELRIAVLLHKLQPQRSPEPTQDQIEGAKIAAIDVRDSNEDDKYLSNAAFFVVEESDVYRDLEYQRFDDSKGTIGFAKRTEVRFDNDGPDKKVQRDPVPPSVLASIQARDEYVQRVPPSLDAEKRSLEYQFYAADMYFVYGQFDQARPRYEQMYKTECGKSEYGYKAWEKLITMSNLERDVDRSRQLAEAEKAHSCAVTEENKASAGILVNPTLQEAAYIDARKKFKQAKDAPPGPEKQKLWREAAGMYEAALSAAPGRDEAPEAAMNAAYAYKQVGEFNKAIELYNKFIAEYGSEARLDALQKGDPKAKVAPNPKQYQERLQYLGTAYDELGTTYYGFFNYQKAAETYEKVAGNPRFDEKKRKEAAKNAMILYANMGQRDKMRAEYTTFTKLNPTAEEKANADFLVADYDHKQWNPSGPDTGANRQTRLAAQQSLAAFYNTNKGKRDASRYVLQAAYFHAKMQKTADDKGYRTWFKNTIQSWETFRNAGFATKDGKPEALTPPFADYPAEAEYTLAEDEIKAKYDTDRHKYTGATEDVIGAVDPKTGRVIKTGKYQSNAKAAETYDQQLQHVVSTYPSLEWVPAAQARQGAIYDTLRSGLYNATSPPLKLFTPQQEAMLKKLEASGRDNLIEQADEIRSTVKEGWRTKRDKELAAADEVMVRRYASAVALARQYNVRNPAVTHAIERLAYFTDILGDAKMREYVTKTKDPNDPSKTRNLDYKDGQYVQSRPGITSVPAPSGAASPLPVAP